The genomic interval tccagtttgagttttttttcgAAATGAGTAATGAATAAAGGAGAAAGTTAGGACCACGTGACATAATAACATGACTTCAGAGATTGAAAACATTGTGACTGTTCAAAGGTTTGTATacttatcacttttttttttttagaactacCAGCAAAATACGTACACAGAAAAAATAAGCCTGAATTCATTTGGATTCTGTGGCTCGTCACCATGGAGATCAGTTCTAATAATCTCCCTGTGACGCAGTTCAGCTCGAGCAGCTGATATCTTGTCAGTATttattagttgttgtttttcttgtattgTGCATCTTTGTTTTGCCGATTGATGTTTGCGCCTGGAGTAGCCTGCAACTGTCCAAGCTCAGACACACTGAAATCATCCAAATAAGAAATATTACTTATTGCTTATGTTTATCAAGGCACATTTGTTTGGATCTAATTAAGCATgtgaataaaagaaatgttcGAGAAGCtggatcattatttttttacgCTCGGCCCTCACACACCCTGTCATCCAATATTTACACACGAGCCTCCTTTACATGTGGCGACGTCGACTCACTGTCTGCAGCTGCAAgtgcacaaagtaaaacaatgaaatgatcCTTCCTTACATACCCATAAAAACTAATACATGTGCGCCCAATAACACGCACCATATGCTGTTAATGAAGAAggattttattgtgaaatgtttgaCTGAGAATTGTAGTTTATTGTTGaatatagacattttttttacacggTACACTTTTCTGTCATCGGTTGCATGTGAAGAACGTTAAACCTTTTTTGTTAAAACGTGTTGAGAAAAGGATTATACGACCTCTCTTGGAATAAGTAAGCGAGTTATTTATAGTGCTGGACCttgttttgtataaaaaaattgaTCATGTAACGATATATTTTATAGTTACAGTTATAGTCGTTACCCTGCAAAGAGTTTATTTTGAAGGCGACAACCGGAAATAGCTGCTGGAACGGACGTGGGCTTGACTGAGCTGGTGGCTGTCGGTCGGTGTTCAGTTCATATTCAATAACTGAAGGATCTTTTAGTCTGCCTTGACCCACCGAGGAATATAAAGTGCTTTGCTTCAGACTTACAGGTAAGGGGAAGTTGACCCACTCTTACAGACACGAGAAGTACTGAGGTTAAAGGGCAATTCCACACATTTAATAATCCACAAGTGACCTGTTGAACGACTTGTTCAGGTCCGGTTCTGTGTCTCATCCATGAGCCGGTCAAACGGGACACTGGAGCTCAGCTGTGACAACTGGAGCACAGCTGTGACAACTGGAGCACAGCTGTGACAACTGGATCACAGCTGTGACAACTGGATCACAGCTGTGACAACTGGAGCTCAGCTGTGACAACTGGAGCACAGCTGTGACAACTGGAGCTCAGCTGTGACAACTGGAGCACATGATCAGGTTCAATATCCGGTGCAAAACTGTGCATGATTCATGTCACTGTAAAAAACGACTTTGATTTTAATCTTGTTACTTTCCAAAGATCCCTTGGAGTCATGTGTTGTTCATCAAAATGGAATTATGAGATTCTACAATGGCgtcaccgtgacgtcacccggtGGGTCTGTGAACTGCTGAGATGTCTTCAGGAGAAACCCAACAAAGTCCAGTCCACAGTTCACAGAGTCATGAGCATCGTGTTGTATTTGAGAGGACTTGAACCGTACACTCCTCAGGAACATGTTGACTGACGTCATGAATCAAGAGAGAAGTGGagttccttttcttcctcttggtctcatttagagtaaaagaGATGATGAGGCGTGGCATGGAGCAGCGTGGATAcatcgtgattgacagctggtccatccACTGGTGCATGGCTGCAGTTAAAGGTGGGCGCCCCGTtagaccacacccccaatctATACGTCCGGCGTCAGAGAAAGGCCAACATGGCGCCGGTCCAAATGAGAAAACTCGAGGCTTCGAGACGGCAGCTCACAAATCAACGGGTGATGTcacgctgtcaatcacgctgtcaatcacgctgcatccACGCCCCCAATGCAGCGAGTGCTTTAATGACTATTATACTCTAAAACagacaatttacaaaatgaacgtcATGTTGtgtcgaaaaaaaaacaacaacttgaaaACCAACTACTGTcgagaccataaactcttcaggatAATGTTTACTGGCGTTATAAATCAGTCGAgaaagagtcattttctcatacgCTTCTATAGAAATTGACTTATTACTGCGagcagtggagtcgccctctgctggtcatcccagAGAATACATGAATGGAACGCATTTCGCCCCTGAGGGAATTCAGATGTTAATTGTCCCGACCTGGTGACTAAGTCCATTTTAATGTACAGTCTGTGGTGGTTCATAACACTCGTACGGAAGCTTGACCTTACATCAAGTACGTGATAGAAACACAGAGTCCTCATGCTGAACTTACAATTGACATGATGTTCTCCAGCGCTGCACTTTCCACGTTTGCTGATAATGTAGCATCATTAAGTTTGGTGCCGTGAGAACAGAAGTGGTGAGGCTGCCACGCGAGGAATCAGACACAACCAGGAGGCAGAACATCAGCACATCGGACATATGAGCATTTTGACAGAGAAACCTGGATGGGAAGTTTAACAAGATATTCACCTGATGCAACATATTGTGAAACAACCTGTCGCTCTGATTCACAGAACACAGAGTTAAGAGCAGTAACCGGGACCATAGTAATATGTTACATTCTTTATAGGTGCTGAGTCATGACGTTGACATAACCGCAGAGACACAGTTTACAGAAACAGTCGCTAGATAGAAACGTGGGTTTGACGAATCCAAattgaataaatgtgaatgcagaACTATGGCTTTTGGGccattttctttatatatatttggaataCTTTTAGTTTTGGGACTGAGGTTTATCCGGACGTGAAGTGGAAGCTGATTACGGAACAgaggttttgatttgtttgtgccattttttttttagtcacaTGTGAAGGATATTTGAAGgtaatacaaaaagaaaaatgggacaGTAAACAAATCAAGGCATTTCATCAGATTCACAAAACAGAGAGAGCATTCTGGGCTATCAATTGTGTCTTAATGTGGAAAAGCATGATGATTTACATCACAGTTTTTTGACGATTTGAACAAATCCTTGTGTGGTTTTGCAGGTTTAAACATCCAGGTTAGGTTTCACTTCGGCACCGATGCAGAAGATCAGTGAGGCCTTCATCTTGGATGATGACATGGTGGATGGAGACCTGGGTGATGGGAAGGACATCCGAGCGGCGCGCAGATCCACCGGTAAGAAGAGCCAAAGCTTCGGCCGTCTCTCGGAGGTCCTGCTGCCCCGGGCGGAGCTGCTCCGGCGCAGCAGCCAGGCAGGAGAGACGGCCTGGATCCTCGGGCAGAAGACTGCAAAGACACATCCGGGGGCCGGCTGGAGGGTGTCGCGCTGTGGTGAGGATGTCCGGGTGAACTCTATTGTAAcagagggggagacggaggcTGGAagggggagctgcaggaatggacagtatgaggaaactggtTAGTGGTAAATCGTTGGTACAGGAGGTTGGGGGTttgattcccggtcagggaGTGGCAAAAATCCTGTGTAGGCAGGGGCCTTAttgctacctgcctacctctgatatgagtGAAAGCGAAAATAGAAAGTGTAAAAGCGGCACAAACCTCGTCCTGGTCAACAGGGTCCGCGTCAGGCGTTGGGGAACCAGGGCAACGAGGTGGGCGACAGCCGCCCACCAAGCTCGGGTCCTCTGCCAGAGGCCCGGGACCCTGAGGGCTCTGAACTCTTCTGCACAAGCCCTCAGATGTGGGTCCTGGTATCCAGCCCCGATGCCTTCGCTCTCCACATCTCTCTAGCTCCTAGCACCCTTTCAGCCTTTCCTCTCCTGCCCCTGTCGGAGACCAGTGGTAGGGTGGTGGTCCCGAGTCGGTTCACTTCAGGGGCAGAAGTGATTCTTTTCACCCCAAGTAAATATATATCTGTCACAACGctacaagaaaacacacacacacacacaaacacacacacacacacacagactttctgTGAGCTGTAACGCATGAGTACACATTTCCTGAATCGACAGGCTCCCTGGATGACCCGTCCAAAGACGAGCTGAAAGGCAGACTACAGGAAGCAAGTGAGGTAGGAAACGTGAGGGGGAACAACTGGACTGGACTCCGTCATGCCTAACCTGCAACCGATGGCTCTGCTCGTGTTCGCAGGTGATCGACGTCCTGTGCAGTGAGCTGGACGTGGCACATCGGTACCTGGAAGGCAAATATCAAGCTCTGAAGATATTGGAGGGAAAGGTAGAGCAACATTCACTGTTCTGTAGTGGAGAAGGAATCATAAGagtccaaaacacacacacacacacacacacacacacacacacacacacacacgcctctaGGTGAACAGTAGGCCTGATGAGAAGCactcatggtgtgtgtgtgtgtgtgtgtgtgtgtgtgtgtgtgtgtgtgtgtgtgtgtgtgtgtgtgtgtgtgtgtgtgtgtgtgtgtgtgtgttgagggaacatgtaACCCAGTGATGTAATGAAACATGAATGTCAAAGGGACACCTGCATTTCTTACAGAGATTAAAGATGAGAGCAAACACACTTCCCCTTCACCTTAGGAACAAGTCCAGGTTTGCCTTCCGGTCCTTATTGGAGTTTGAGCAATTTTGCAAAAACAGTCCTGTTTGGACATTTCCGGCATCGACTAACAACAGCATGGTCCCACGTTTTGTGTGAGGACCAGtccctgtgtttgtctcttgAGTCTGAGAGGAGTCGCGTCCAGTTACGCGGGTCACGATTGCTCTTCTTCACACAGGCCATCCTGGACAAGGCCACGAGTCACACTAAGAGTCTGCTGCAGAAAAGCGACCAGAGGGCCAAAGCTCTGGAGAAGGTAACGGCCTCGAAAGTGTCGGCTGCTCAAACAAGGGCTTGGTCTGTTTGCTCTGTCTGCTCGCTTCCCTGTTCGTCATAGCTGTGTTTACTTTCCCATTCCGCCCGGCGTCGTCACTCCTGACAGGGAACGTACACAGAGCTAATACATCCTCGTTAAATACAGCGTGGCTTGACCTGGAGCCTTTGAGGATTTGTGAAAAGGTGTtgacatggaaaataaaattaacaaacaTGTACTGCTACCGTCCAGcagagggaagtgtgtgtgtgtgtgtgtgtgtgtgtgtgtgtgtgagagagagtgtgtatgtgtgtgagagtgtgtgtgtgtgtgtgtggtaattgATAAGTAAGTAGCTAATCAATTCTAGCTCCAGTCTAAAACTCTTAATACCAGCTTTTGATATCCGTCCATAAAAACAGtctttttcttattcatttcttttttgccatgtatttgtatttattatgtcACCGTTGCTCGGGtatctttatctctgtctgCCCTTTCCCTCATCGCTCTATTTTCTGATACACATTTGTTGTATCATAAGAATTAGTTTTAATGCAGTTGGAGTGAGTAAACTTGCTTTAAACtatttcatcttctctctgagTGATGGCAGATTTAATAGCAAAGAATATGTTTACGGTGCTTCCTCAGCTTTTACCCTGGATTAGTTGAACCACCTTTACAGAAGTGAGTCCAGGGCCCTGCTTTTTTACTTGTatgcgtgtgtatatatataattactcAGCATAATTCAATTGTTTTAATAATCACAATGACATTATGTCTAGAAGCTTTGCTGTATAAGTAACGTGTCCACTCCTGATCTGTTGCAGGAGGTGAACAGTCTGCAGTGGGAGCTCAGCTTCAGCCAGGTCCAGATGAAGAAGTCAGAACAGTCGTGGGAGCAGAAATACAACGGGTTGAACattctcaacacacacacacacacacacacacacacacccacacacccctgTCTGTGAAACTCTCACTGTTTGCATTGTAACCTTGCTGTTGCTCCAATCAGAATCCTGAGTGAGAACAAGACGCTGACTGACgacctgcaggagagagagagcgaggtcCAGCTGCTGCGAGCAGAAAATACTGGTAAAGGCTGAACAATGTAGAAAGAGTTTGCGGTGACCCAGACACGTCTGCAGATGTTATCTCCACTGTCAAGTGAAGTggatactgtatgtacagtatggagTTGACCTACCAACCCTTCATGAAGCTCCAAGTCACTAACAGTCTTtttccacactgtgtgtgtgtgtgtttgtgtgtgtgtgtgtgtttgcagctgtGAGTCGACAGTGCTTGGAGCTTCTGTCCATGTTGAATGTGAGGGAGCAGAGAGTTTACCTCGGAACCAGACCTCAGTACAGCCCAGAGAGAGATGCAAGCGTTCTGGAGGTGAGAGAGAGCtccaaccaacacacacacacacacacacacacacacagaccaaacacacacacacacacacacacacacacacacacacacacacacacacacacacacacagaccaaacacacacacacacacacacacacacacacacacacacacacacagaccaaacacacacacacacacacacacacacacacacacacacactctctctaacagaaccagaacatctgctgagaccagttggtgagaggagagagagaacagttgtacaactcTTGATTTAAGCTCTATCAGACTAATTcttatgataataaaaataatactcaCACTAAAAGCTATAATGACATTGTtgtaaataataagaataagaataagagcAGATTTGGACTCGTGCatctctggagtcagagatacactggTAGAGAGGGATGTCAatacaggaggagagggagagatgcatgatgggagttctcCCAGCCGTCTCAGCCGTCAGCAGCatcactaagagatggttcagctCTGACTATAATCATTTACATCGGACTGTACATCATCTCCACACTGACAGTATGCTGATAAATCAGAACATGAATGTCGACATGTCATGGACCCTGGATCTTCAGCCACTGGCGTGACACTGTGCACATGAGTCGGTTTCATTTATCGGTCACTTGTGCTCAGGAGTCGATGAAGGCGTGTTTCCTCTCCGTGCAGCTGGCGGTGCTGGGGGCCTGTCGGTGTGTCGGCGCGGCGGAAGCTTGTCCGTGCAGTCGCACCGCTGCTACCAGCAGGAAGCAGCTCGTCCAGCTGCAACAGGAGGTAAACTACATCCAACCTCTCCATCATTGGTGTTTCAGAAGATCggtgttctcttctctgattctCGTGTCTATCCTCTCGGCTTGTCACAAAGCTTTTCTTTAAAATGCCCAGGGGAACGCACGAGTCACGTAATGAGCTCACAAGCTTTGCTGTCGGTCGCCCCATTGAAAACATCCTGATGCTTGATTTTCACATTTGGGTTTGCATTCCATTTCCCCCGCCGTCTGCAGGGAGGCAGGATTCAGCTGAATCTCATTAGATACCGCTTTTACAACGAGCAGCAGGCCGACGCTCTCTACgattatataaatgtaaataaatataacaccATGGGTGTGTCGCCTCTCTGTCCCCCCGCGACTGATCGGCTCCAGAACCTTACCACTGAGCCAGGTCTTATTCTCCACAGACTATTCTTTATTGGTGATCAAATGACCTTCACAGGcacatgttattttatttatgtttgaaaaaatagatagatagttttgaatatttttttgtctctttctaaATCTGTAAGGAAGATTGTTAAAGTTGTAGGTgcagttaaaataaaagtgtgtctctctctgggctCTAAACTTTCTGCTCCCTCATATTCAACATGGACAGAAGCTCTGAacactgtgcgtgtgcgtgcgtgtgtgtgtgtgtgtgtgtgtgcgtgcgctgctCTCCAGCTCGATGCTCAACGTtccaggagggaggaggcgttGATGGTTGCAGATGCTTTCCGCATTGCCTTCGAGCAGCAGTTGAGGAAACGGAGCGaccacttcctgctgcaggcGGAGACCAACATCCTGAAATCCAACCACTGCAAAGCCGAAGGCAAGTGTGCTCAGAGTGCAGCATGTTCTGGCAGTCCTCTCCTGTCATAGTTTGGGAATTTCTACAAGTGATGCACATAGAATTTTGGTATAGTATGGTTGACTGGCCCTAACACGCATCTGAgtattcattttctatttcgaAGAGGTGTGTGACGCAGGCCAACATGCCTCCAACCAGGGAGAGCAACGCACCGTGcgacgtctgttgagcaacagaccagagcagagaggagacgatgtgatgatgattccacaacgtctggaatttgaaaatatcaggcACTTTGAGTCCAATGCTCGCTCAtcggcggcagccatcttggttctttacaaaagtcgctcctctccgcgtcacggtataGAACCCCGATGCAGACCGAGTCGGGCAGAGCAAATTTagatgagctcccagaattcatctgggtcccaggctaacgGTGTTCAGTACGGTAAGCAACACCCGTGGGTCAAACATGGCACGTGGTATATTGTGTAATTGTTAATATTAGTTTGAAGAATAAACCAACTAAGTTCCAGATGGAACCTCCTACTACAGACCCccaacataaaaataatatcTATGAATTCAGAAAAATTGAATGTAATTAGATCACAGACGAATGTCTCATTGGGAGTGGACTTATTCCAGGGGTCGACTGTTATTTTACAGCGTCTCTGGCTTCCACATGAAGCTGTAGATTATCCTGGTCTCTGCcacatcatttcttttcactggGACCGTCAGAAAAAGCATCTTTGGTCTTCTCCTTCCAGGCGTCAACAGGAGTCCTTTAATGAGCGTGAGCCAGAGGCTGAGACGACTGCTGCCTTCCAGTGTGGAGCTGGAGACGCCTGACGATCTGCTGGAGAGTCTCTACAGACTGCTGGACTTGGTCAGTGTGCTGCTTTGTTGCGCACGCGTAACGGTGGTCTGCCACTCGAGTGCTGCGCCGAGGAAGGTTCCTGACTGAGTGACGCGACCCCGcgagtgtttcctcagcaccatgataagagctgttcggattctttAAGTACTGAGGAGAGGAGCTTCATatctcctccagcagaggacacactggagcttcctatgcgaaaggaaaggagaaacagacccacaattcattgtggcagcgatatttaacgtgacgcgccatgcactTATGTAAATGATTACATTTCCGTGATGCGTGGGGTTTCCCTCTTTCTGGTCTATATCCCCCCCTCTGCCCAACCATTTTTATCCCCGGTGGAGacaaaatgtccccccccccaacgtgATCACTGCTActtcacagacatttttaaactaagtaaagcgcTGCAACGTGAACAACGTGTGTCTGCAGTGCGACAGAAGGAtaatggaccacccactgtcagcgctcgcgTCCGTGACACAATAGATGAGATAATGAGGAAATGGTTTCACTCCATGTGTGATTGCACAacctgtgcgtgtgtttgagcgTTGTTCATCGTGATAAGAAGACTTGAAGTATTTAAAGACTTCAGATCAGGTTTGTTGTTCACCTTCCACTGCATCAATGTAATACACCAACTATGCATCGGA from Scophthalmus maximus strain ysfricsl-2021 chromosome 3, ASM2237912v1, whole genome shotgun sequence carries:
- the ccdc125 gene encoding coiled-coil domain-containing protein 125 isoform X1 — translated: MQKISEAFILDDDMVDGDLGDGKDIRAARRSTGKKSQSFGRLSEVLLPRAELLRRSSQAGETAWILGQKTAKTHPGAGWRVSRCGSLDDPSKDELKGRLQEASEVIDVLCSELDVAHRYLEGKYQALKILEGKAILDKATSHTKSLLQKSDQRAKALEKEVNSLQWELSFSQVQMKKSEQSWEQKYNGILSENKTLTDDLQERESEVQLLRAENTAVSRQCLELLSMLNVREQRVYLGTRPQYSPERDASVLEESMKACFLSVQLAVLGACRCVGAAEACPCSRTAATSRKQLVQLQQELDAQRSRREEALMVADAFRIAFEQQLRKRSDHFLLQAETNILKSNHCKAEGVNRSPLMSVSQRLRRLLPSSVELETPDDLLESLYRLLDLLNDKDEALAHQRKVSLMLAHSADELQRQLHLDSPCQASDPSESSVPSQQPRDPSRDQSRSQQRAESPESNRREEQQVATKDEKCVLSH
- the ccdc125 gene encoding coiled-coil domain-containing protein 125 isoform X3, coding for MQKISEAFILDDDMVDGDLGDGKDIRAARRSTGKKSQSFGRLSEVLLPRAELLRRSSQAGETAWILGQKTAKTHPGAGWRVSRCGSLDDPSKDELKGRLQEASEVIDVLCSELDVAHRYLEGKYQALKILEGKEVNSLQWELSFSQVQMKKSEQSWEQKYNGILSENKTLTDDLQERESEVQLLRAENTAVSRQCLELLSMLNVREQRVYLGTRPQYSPERDASVLEESMKACFLSVQLAVLGACRCVGAAEACPCSRTAATSRKQLVQLQQELDAQRSRREEALMVADAFRIAFEQQLRKRSDHFLLQAETNILKSNHCKAEGVNRSPLMSVSQRLRRLLPSSVELETPDDLLESLYRLLDLLNDKDEALAHQRKVSLMLAHSADELQRQLHLDSPCQASDPSESSVPSQQPRDPSRDQSRSQQRAESPESNRREEQQVATKDEKCVLSH
- the ccdc125 gene encoding coiled-coil domain-containing protein 125 isoform X2, coding for MQKISEAFILDDDMVDGDLGDGKDIRAARRSTGKKSQSFGRLSEVLLPRAELLRRSSQAGETAWILGQKTAKTHPGAGWRVSRCGSLDDPSKDELKGRLQEASEVIDVLCSELDVAHRYLEGKYQALKILEGKAILDKATSHTKSLLQKSDQRAKALEKEVNSLQWELSFSQVQMKKSEQSWEQKYNGILSENKTLTDDLQERESEVQLLRAENTAVSRQCLELLSMLNVREQRVYLGTRPQYSPERDASVLELAVLGACRCVGAAEACPCSRTAATSRKQLVQLQQELDAQRSRREEALMVADAFRIAFEQQLRKRSDHFLLQAETNILKSNHCKAEGVNRSPLMSVSQRLRRLLPSSVELETPDDLLESLYRLLDLLNDKDEALAHQRKVSLMLAHSADELQRQLHLDSPCQASDPSESSVPSQQPRDPSRDQSRSQQRAESPESNRREEQQVATKDEKCVLSH
- the ccdc125 gene encoding coiled-coil domain-containing protein 125 isoform X4; translation: MQKISEAFILDDDMVDGDLGDGKDIRAARRSTGKKSQSFGRLSEVLLPRAELLRRSSQAGETAWILGQKTAKTHPGAGWRVSRCGSLDDPSKDELKGRLQEASEVIDVLCSELDVAHRYLEGKYQALKILEGKAILDKATSHTKSLLQKSDQRAKALEKEVNSLQWELSFSQVQMKKSEQSWEQKYNGILSENKTLTDDLQERESEVQLLRAENTAVSRQCLELLSMLNVREQRVYLGTRPQYSPERDASVLEESMKACFLSVQLAVLGACRCVGAAEACPCSRTAATSRKQLVQLQQELDAQRSRREEALMVADAFRIAFEQQLRKRSDHFLLQAETNILKSNHCKAEAERQGRGPGPPEEGEPHVGPQRRRAAETVAPGFTLSGLRSIRVQRPVAATTRPLEGSEPLSAKSRVTRVQQTRRATSSN